Part of the Virgibacillus natechei genome is shown below.
TGCTTCCGTACTTGTTACCACGCCAGAGTTATTACCGCGTGTGCCCTATAAGGAACTTCCTTCTTTAAAACATATTATATTAGTAGGAGACGGGGAAATTCCTAATAATAGTAAAGATATAAATTTCTATGTTTATGAACAGGAAATGCGAAAAGCTTCCCGAGAACTAGAGATCGAATGGATGGACCGAGAAGACGGCATGATCCTGCATTACACATCAGGTTCAACAGGGAAGCCAAAAGGTGTGTTACATGTTCATAACGCTATGATCCATCAGTATCAAACTGCAAAATGGATATTAGATCTGAAAGAGGATGATATATACTGGTGTACAGCAGACCCAGGTTGGGTAACAGGTACTTCCTATGGTGTGTTTGGTCCGTGGTTGAATGGTGCCTCCAATGTGATCCGTGGTGGTCGTTTCAGCCCTGAGGATTGGTATTCCACGATTGAAAAATACCGTGTAACCATTTGGTATAGTGCTCCAACAGCGTTTCGACGACTAATGGCTGTTGATGAAGAAGGTATAAAGCAATTCGATTTAAGTTCATTGCGACATATTTTAAGTGTTGGTGAACCCTTAAATGCTGAAGTTGTACATTGGGGTAGAAAGGTCTACGGCTTAAGTATTCATGACCACTGGTGGATGACAGAAACAGGGGGAATTATCGTGTCCAATTATCCTTCCATGGAAATTAAACCTGGTTCGATGGGCAAACCTTTCCCTGGGGTAGAAGCAGCTATACTGGATGGAGAGGGAAATGAAGTGCCGCGAGGGCAGATGGGTCATTTGTGCGTTAAATCGGGATGGCCAGCGATGATGCGTCATATATGGAAGAACGAGGAAAAGTTAAATGGTTATTTTGAAATTCCAGGATGGTTTGATTCCGAAGACCTTGCCACAATGGATGAAGATGGATATATTTGGTTTGAGGGACGGGATGATGACGTTATTCTCACTTCCGGTGAACGTGTAGGACCTTTTGAGGTAGAGAGCAAACTTGTTGAGCACCCATCTGTTGCAGAGGCTGCGGTAATTGGGAAGCCTGATCCGGTTCGTGGCGAAATTATCAAAGCATTTGTTTCACTTCGGGAAGGCTATGAAAAGTCAGACGGACTTGAAAAAGAGCTGCGCGAATTTGTTAAAAAAGGGCTAGCAGCACATGTCGCCCCAAGAGAAGTAGAAATCAGGGACTTCCTGCCGA
Proteins encoded:
- the acsA gene encoding acetate--CoA ligase — its product is MSHSIKQPNMQDYDEAYANFSWKEVEEAFSWHESGKVNMAYEAIDRHAESFRKNKVALYYSDEKRDEKYTFQDMKYLSNTFGNVLRNLGIEKGERVFLFMPRSPEIYISMMGTLKIGAIAGPLFEAFMEQAVFDRLENSDASVLVTTPELLPRVPYKELPSLKHIILVGDGEIPNNSKDINFYVYEQEMRKASRELEIEWMDREDGMILHYTSGSTGKPKGVLHVHNAMIHQYQTAKWILDLKEDDIYWCTADPGWVTGTSYGVFGPWLNGASNVIRGGRFSPEDWYSTIEKYRVTIWYSAPTAFRRLMAVDEEGIKQFDLSSLRHILSVGEPLNAEVVHWGRKVYGLSIHDHWWMTETGGIIVSNYPSMEIKPGSMGKPFPGVEAAILDGEGNEVPRGQMGHLCVKSGWPAMMRHIWKNEEKLNGYFEIPGWFDSEDLATMDEDGYIWFEGRDDDVILTSGERVGPFEVESKLVEHPSVAEAAVIGKPDPVRGEIIKAFVSLREGYEKSDGLEKELREFVKKGLAAHVAPREVEIRDFLPKTRSGKIMRRVLKAWELDLPTGDLSTMEK